A single region of the Triticum dicoccoides isolate Atlit2015 ecotype Zavitan chromosome 2B, WEW_v2.0, whole genome shotgun sequence genome encodes:
- the LOC119363027 gene encoding uncharacterized ATP-dependent helicase YprA-like isoform X1, translating into MAQEERELQVRALDGRSTAVTLAAAASVRDLKAALRGSFPPAQISNSFHLFLKGAKLRLEAEIGSLVTCNGEFIVLVPFSRKSAQPSPVAMPAEEPSVNPPISQEVATGANSAWQDIMDDLSSIPNSPNADDASKDLYSSSIPCSGSYAEDGSTGKSPSTGCSRKRRKLCKENGNGSSDTPGVDGASKQPSMNKKSSFVRSAASSCHDKHPLGPAEMVEHLKKGLGKEGQIVHIEEIPCRRASYSELPRDLSEVMRKALESIGISRLYSHQSEAIQSSISGKHVAVATSTSSGKSLCYNIPVLESLSQDLMACALYIFPTKALAQDQSRTIVEMKKAFHTDINVSIYDGDTPREDRLWIRDNARLLITNPDMLHVSLLPCHSQFQRILSNLRYIVIDEAHSYKGVFGCHTALILRRLKRICSNIYGCHPTFTFCTATSANPREHVMELAKLDNVKLIQNDGSPCGSKYFLLWNPPLHMKKEGGSQGSLVTRRSSPIVEVSYLFSEMVQHGLRCIAFCKTRKLCELVLSYTREILEETGKELVDSICVYRAGYIAEDRRKIEADLFEGKLLGVAATNALELGIDVGHIDATLHLGFPGSVASLWQQAGRSGRRAKQSLAIYVAFEGPLDQYFMKSPDKLFGKPIEHCQVDSHNPKVLGQHIACAAYEHPICLQYDENHFGSTLDSIMTTLKDKGFLVNNPSGPFSSTMWNYIGPEKNPSQIISIRAIEHDKYKVIDKLNNRLLEEIEESKAFFQVYEGAIYMHQGVNYLVEEFDLSSRTAFCRKVDVKYYTKTRDYTDINVLGGDFAYLPACKTNHLKTTAQANSCKVSTKWFDFHRICKSSSKILDTVELRLPPYSYDSEAVWIRIPRSVKIAVAERKLEFRGGSHAASHALLNILPLHMMCSASDLGTECVNPHETRGMPERILLYDKHPGGIGLATQVKKLFGELLLAALELVSTCSCASASGCPNCIQSLTCSEYNEVLDKEAAILILKGVIEHERSYFEVEEASDRS; encoded by the exons ATGGCGCAGGAGGAGAGGGAGCTCCAGGTCCGAGCCCTCGACGGGCGGTCCACCGCCGtaacgctcgccgccgccgcctccgtccggGACCTCAAGGCCGCGCTCCGGGGCTCCTTCCCTCCCGCGCAGATCTCAAACAGCTTCCATCTCTTCCTCAAG GGTGCTAAACTGCGATTGGAGGCCGAGATTGGCAGCCTTGTCACCTGCAATGGTGAATTCATTGTTCTAGTTCCCTTTTCACGGAAGTCAGCGCAGCCTTCTCCAGTGGCCATGCCAGCCGAAGAGCCGAGTGTAAATCCACCGATATCACAGGAAGTGGCGACTGGGGCTAATTCAGCCTGGCAAGACATTATGGATGACCTCTCATCAATACCAAACAGTCCAAATGCTGATGATGCATCGAAAGATCTCTATTCCTCTAGCATCCCCTGTTCTGGGAGCTATGCAGAGGATGGGTCAACAGGTAAAAGCCCGTCAACTggatgttcaaggaaaaggagaaaACTGTGCAAGGAAAATGGAAATGGTTCCAGTGATACACCTGGAGTGGACGGTGCATCGAAGCAGCCTAGCATGAATAAGAAGAGTagttttgtcagatctgctgcatcatcatgccat GATAAACACCCCTTAGGGCCTGCCGAAATGGTTGAACATCTGAAAAAAGGCCTTGGAAAGGAGGGGCAG ATTGTACATATTGAAGAGATTCCATGTAGACGGGCATCATATTCAGAACTTCCTCGTGATCTTTCAGAAGTTATGAGGAAAGCACTAGAAAGTATTGGAATATCTAGATTGTATAGCCATCAG TCTGAAGCTATACAATCTTCCATTTCTGGGAAGCATGTTGCAGTTGCAACTTCAACATCAAGTGGAAAGTCTTTGTGCTACAATATTCCTGTTCTTGAATCTCTCTCTCAAGACTTGATGGCATGTGCTTTATATATATTTCCGACAAAG GCTTTAGCTCAAGATCAGTCGAGGACTATAGTGGAGATGAAGAAAGCATTTCACACTGATATTAATGTTAGCATCTATGATGGAGATACCCCTAGAGAAGATCGTCTCTGGATCAGGGATAATGCACGACTG CTAATTACCAACCCAGATATGCTGCACGTGTCACTCTTACCATGTCACAGTCAATTCCAAAGGATTTTGTCAAATCTCAG GTATATTGTCATTGATGAAGCTCATTCATATAAAGGAGTATTTGGCTGCCATACTGCACTTATACTTAGAAGATTGAAGCGTATTTGTTCAAATA TTTATGGCTGTCATCCTACATTCACGTTTTGTACAGCTACCTCAGCAAACCCACGTGAGCATGTTATG GAGCTGGCCAAATTGGATAATGTCAAGTTGATTCAGAATGATGGAAGTCCGTGTGGTTCTAAATATTTTCTCTTGTGGAATCCCCCATTACATATGAAAAAAGAGGGAGGCTCACAAGGTAGTTTAGTAACTAGACGCTCAAG CCCAATAGTAGAGGTTTCTTATCTGTTCTCTGAGATGGTTCAACATGGGCTCCGCTGCATTGCATTCTGTAAAACGAGGAAGCTATGTGAGCTCGTTCTGTCTTACAC GCGTGAAATTCTTGAGGAGACTGGAAAAGAATTGGTAGATTCTATCTGTGTATATCGTGCTGGCTACATTGCAGAG GACAGAAGAAAAATTGAGGCTGACCTCTTTGAGGGAAAACTTCTTGGCGTTGCTGCCACAAATGCTCTTGAGCTGGGAATTGATGTTGGACATATTGATGCAACATTGCATCTTGGATTTCCTGGGAGTGTTGCGAG TTTATGGCAGCAAGCCGGAAGGTCTGGAAGGAGAGCAAAACAATCATTAGCCATTTATGTTGCCTTTGAGGGTCCTTTAGATCAGTATTTCATGAAATCCCCAGATAAACTATTTGGCAAGCCAATTGAGCATTGCCAAGTTGATTCACATAACCCAAAG GTTTTAGGACAGCACATTGCCTGTGCTGCTTATGAACATCCAATATGCCTGCAATATGATGAGAATCATTTTGGTTCTACTTTGGATAGTATAATGACGACTCTAAAGGACAAAGGTTTTCTGGTCAACAACCCGTCTGGACCTTTTTCTTCAACTATGTGGAATTATATTGGACCAGAG AAAAATCCTTCACAGATAATTAGCATACGAGCAATTGAGCATGACAAGTACAAAGTGATAGATAAGTTAAATAACAGATTACTTGAGGAAATTGAGGAAAGTAAGGCATTTTTCCAG GTGTACGAGGGTGCTATTTACATGCATCAGGGTGTTAATTACTTAGTAGAGGAGTTTGATTTGTCATCAAGGACAGCTTTCTGCAGGAAAGTTGATGTGAAGTATTACACAAAGACACGAGACTACACTGACATCAATGTCCTTGGAGGAGATTTT GCTTATCTTCCGGCATGCAAAACCAACCATTTGAAGACAACTGCGCAAGCAAATAGTTGCAAGGTGTCAACCAAATGGTTTGACTTTCATCGGATATGTAAATCGAGCAGTAAAATATTAGACACAGTTGAACTTAGACTACCTCCATACTCGTATGATTCTGAG GCTGTTTGGATACGGATTCCGCGGTCAGTAAAAATAGCTGTGGCGGAAAGGAAACTAGAGTTTCGAGGTGGTTCACATGCTGCTTCACACGCACTCTTGAATATATTGCCTCT GCATATGATGTGCAGTGCTTCTGACCTAGGAACTGAGTGCGTAAATCCTCATGAAACCCGTGGTATGCCTGAAAGAATTCTTTTATACGATAAACACCCAGGTGGTATCGGCCTGGCAACGCAG GTTAAAAAGCTTTTTGGGGAACTTCTGCTTGCTGCTTTAGAGCTTGTTTCTACATGCAGTTGCGCTAGTGCTTCTGGCTGTCCGAATTGTATCCAA TCATTGACATGCAGTGAATATAATGAGGTTTTGGACAAGGAAGCAGCGATTTTGATCCTAAAG GGAGTGATTGAACACGAGAGATCGTATTTTGAAGTGGAAGAAGCTTCTGATCGAAGCTGA
- the LOC119363027 gene encoding uncharacterized ATP-dependent helicase YprA-like isoform X2, with protein sequence MAQEERELQVRALDGRSTAVTLAAAASVRDLKAALRGSFPPAQISNSFHLFLKGAKLRLEAEIGSLVTCNGEFIVLVPFSRKSAQPSPVAMPAEEPSVNPPISQEVATGANSAWQDIMDDLSSIPNSPNADDASKDLYSSSIPCSGSYAEDGSTGKSPSTGCSRKRRKLCKENGNGSSDTPGVDGASKQPSMNKKSSFVRSAASSCHDKHPLGPAEMVEHLKKGLGKEGQIVHIEEIPCRRASYSELPRDLSEVMRKALESIGISRLYSHQSEAIQSSISGKHVAVATSTSSGKSLCYNIPVLESLSQDLMACALYIFPTKALAQDQSRTIVEMKKAFHTDINVSIYDGDTPREDRLWIRDNARLLITNPDMLHVSLLPCHSQFQRILSNLRYIVIDEAHSYKGVFGCHTALILRRLKRICSNIYGCHPTFTFCTATSANPREHVMELAKLDNVKLIQNDGSPCGSKYFLLWNPPLHMKKEGGSQGSLVTRRSSPIVEVSYLFSEMVQHGLRCIAFCKTRKLCELVLSYTREILEETGKELVDSICVYRAGYIAEDRRKIEADLFEGKLLGVAATNALELGIDVGHIDATLHLGFPGSVASLWQQAGRSGRRAKQSLAIYVAFEGPLDQYFMKSPDKLFGKPIEHCQVDSHNPKVLGQHIACAAYEHPICLQYDENHFGSTLDSIMTTLKDKGFLVNNPSGPFSSTMWNYIGPEKNPSQIISIRAIEHDKYKVIDKLNNRLLEEIEESKAFFQVYEGAIYMHQGVNYLVEEFDLSSRTAFCRKVDVKYYTKTRDYTDINVLGGDFAYLPACKTNHLKTTAQANSCKVSTKWFDFHRICKSSSKILDTVELRLPPYSYDSEAVWIRIPRSVKIAVAERKLEFRGGSHAASHALLNILPLHMMCSASDLGTECVNPHETRGMPERILLYDKHPGGIGLATQVKKLFGELLLAALELVSTCSCASASGCPNCIQSLTCSEYNEVLDKEAAILILKV encoded by the exons ATGGCGCAGGAGGAGAGGGAGCTCCAGGTCCGAGCCCTCGACGGGCGGTCCACCGCCGtaacgctcgccgccgccgcctccgtccggGACCTCAAGGCCGCGCTCCGGGGCTCCTTCCCTCCCGCGCAGATCTCAAACAGCTTCCATCTCTTCCTCAAG GGTGCTAAACTGCGATTGGAGGCCGAGATTGGCAGCCTTGTCACCTGCAATGGTGAATTCATTGTTCTAGTTCCCTTTTCACGGAAGTCAGCGCAGCCTTCTCCAGTGGCCATGCCAGCCGAAGAGCCGAGTGTAAATCCACCGATATCACAGGAAGTGGCGACTGGGGCTAATTCAGCCTGGCAAGACATTATGGATGACCTCTCATCAATACCAAACAGTCCAAATGCTGATGATGCATCGAAAGATCTCTATTCCTCTAGCATCCCCTGTTCTGGGAGCTATGCAGAGGATGGGTCAACAGGTAAAAGCCCGTCAACTggatgttcaaggaaaaggagaaaACTGTGCAAGGAAAATGGAAATGGTTCCAGTGATACACCTGGAGTGGACGGTGCATCGAAGCAGCCTAGCATGAATAAGAAGAGTagttttgtcagatctgctgcatcatcatgccat GATAAACACCCCTTAGGGCCTGCCGAAATGGTTGAACATCTGAAAAAAGGCCTTGGAAAGGAGGGGCAG ATTGTACATATTGAAGAGATTCCATGTAGACGGGCATCATATTCAGAACTTCCTCGTGATCTTTCAGAAGTTATGAGGAAAGCACTAGAAAGTATTGGAATATCTAGATTGTATAGCCATCAG TCTGAAGCTATACAATCTTCCATTTCTGGGAAGCATGTTGCAGTTGCAACTTCAACATCAAGTGGAAAGTCTTTGTGCTACAATATTCCTGTTCTTGAATCTCTCTCTCAAGACTTGATGGCATGTGCTTTATATATATTTCCGACAAAG GCTTTAGCTCAAGATCAGTCGAGGACTATAGTGGAGATGAAGAAAGCATTTCACACTGATATTAATGTTAGCATCTATGATGGAGATACCCCTAGAGAAGATCGTCTCTGGATCAGGGATAATGCACGACTG CTAATTACCAACCCAGATATGCTGCACGTGTCACTCTTACCATGTCACAGTCAATTCCAAAGGATTTTGTCAAATCTCAG GTATATTGTCATTGATGAAGCTCATTCATATAAAGGAGTATTTGGCTGCCATACTGCACTTATACTTAGAAGATTGAAGCGTATTTGTTCAAATA TTTATGGCTGTCATCCTACATTCACGTTTTGTACAGCTACCTCAGCAAACCCACGTGAGCATGTTATG GAGCTGGCCAAATTGGATAATGTCAAGTTGATTCAGAATGATGGAAGTCCGTGTGGTTCTAAATATTTTCTCTTGTGGAATCCCCCATTACATATGAAAAAAGAGGGAGGCTCACAAGGTAGTTTAGTAACTAGACGCTCAAG CCCAATAGTAGAGGTTTCTTATCTGTTCTCTGAGATGGTTCAACATGGGCTCCGCTGCATTGCATTCTGTAAAACGAGGAAGCTATGTGAGCTCGTTCTGTCTTACAC GCGTGAAATTCTTGAGGAGACTGGAAAAGAATTGGTAGATTCTATCTGTGTATATCGTGCTGGCTACATTGCAGAG GACAGAAGAAAAATTGAGGCTGACCTCTTTGAGGGAAAACTTCTTGGCGTTGCTGCCACAAATGCTCTTGAGCTGGGAATTGATGTTGGACATATTGATGCAACATTGCATCTTGGATTTCCTGGGAGTGTTGCGAG TTTATGGCAGCAAGCCGGAAGGTCTGGAAGGAGAGCAAAACAATCATTAGCCATTTATGTTGCCTTTGAGGGTCCTTTAGATCAGTATTTCATGAAATCCCCAGATAAACTATTTGGCAAGCCAATTGAGCATTGCCAAGTTGATTCACATAACCCAAAG GTTTTAGGACAGCACATTGCCTGTGCTGCTTATGAACATCCAATATGCCTGCAATATGATGAGAATCATTTTGGTTCTACTTTGGATAGTATAATGACGACTCTAAAGGACAAAGGTTTTCTGGTCAACAACCCGTCTGGACCTTTTTCTTCAACTATGTGGAATTATATTGGACCAGAG AAAAATCCTTCACAGATAATTAGCATACGAGCAATTGAGCATGACAAGTACAAAGTGATAGATAAGTTAAATAACAGATTACTTGAGGAAATTGAGGAAAGTAAGGCATTTTTCCAG GTGTACGAGGGTGCTATTTACATGCATCAGGGTGTTAATTACTTAGTAGAGGAGTTTGATTTGTCATCAAGGACAGCTTTCTGCAGGAAAGTTGATGTGAAGTATTACACAAAGACACGAGACTACACTGACATCAATGTCCTTGGAGGAGATTTT GCTTATCTTCCGGCATGCAAAACCAACCATTTGAAGACAACTGCGCAAGCAAATAGTTGCAAGGTGTCAACCAAATGGTTTGACTTTCATCGGATATGTAAATCGAGCAGTAAAATATTAGACACAGTTGAACTTAGACTACCTCCATACTCGTATGATTCTGAG GCTGTTTGGATACGGATTCCGCGGTCAGTAAAAATAGCTGTGGCGGAAAGGAAACTAGAGTTTCGAGGTGGTTCACATGCTGCTTCACACGCACTCTTGAATATATTGCCTCT GCATATGATGTGCAGTGCTTCTGACCTAGGAACTGAGTGCGTAAATCCTCATGAAACCCGTGGTATGCCTGAAAGAATTCTTTTATACGATAAACACCCAGGTGGTATCGGCCTGGCAACGCAG GTTAAAAAGCTTTTTGGGGAACTTCTGCTTGCTGCTTTAGAGCTTGTTTCTACATGCAGTTGCGCTAGTGCTTCTGGCTGTCCGAATTGTATCCAA TCATTGACATGCAGTGAATATAATGAGGTTTTGGACAAGGAAGCAGCGATTTTGATCCTAAAGGTTTAA
- the LOC119363029 gene encoding flavonol 3-sulfotransferase-like, whose protein sequence is MAAMASNTSGPVPFTDVDDGTVPKRPAKEEFGGLVAALPRKHQAGLELRLYQGFWLPDHWVAGTVVFQRRFAPRPDDVILASYPKCGTTWLKALAFATMTRDAYPAPAQHPLLRLNPHDCIPFLDEIFADGQEAKLEKLPSPRLMNTHMPHTLLPESVTGAAVAGCKVVYICRDPKDMVVSLWHFLRRRQPELPFAELFEHVCDGAVAVGPIWDHVLSYWRASLARPDRVLFLRYEELLQDTGKHVRKLAEFMGRPFSPAEEGAGAVEGVVELCSFEKMKGLEVNKKGSAGAYHAMPRDSFFRKGVAGDWVNHMTPEMATRLDEVVRDKFRGTALAAP, encoded by the coding sequence ATGGCCGCCATGGCCAGCAACACTTCCGGCCCTGTTCCGTTCACGGACGTCGACGACGGCACGGTGCCGAAGCGCCCAGCCAAGGAGGAGTTCGGCGGCCTCGTCGCAGCGCTGCCGCGGAAGCATCAGGCCGGCCTGGAGCTGCGCCTGTACCAGGGCTTCTGGCTGCCCGACCACTGGGTCGCCGGCACCGTCGTCTTCCAGCGGCGCTTCGCCCCACGCCCCGACGACGTGATCCTGGCCAGCTACCCCAAGTGCGGCACCACGTGGCTCAAGGCGCTGGCCTTCGCCACCATGACGCGCGACGCGTACCCGGCGCCGGCGCAGCACCCGCTCCTCCGCCTCAACCCGCACGACTGCATCCCGTTCCTGGACGAGATCTTTGCCGACGGGCAGGAGGCCAAGCTGGAGAAGCTCCCGTCGCCGCGCCTCATGAACACGCACATGCCGCACACCTTGCTCCCCGAGTCGGTCAccggcgccgccgtcgccggctgCAAGGTCGTGTACATCTGCAGGGACCCCAAGGACATGGTCGTGTCGCTGTGGCACTTCCTCCGGCGCCGGCAGCCGGAGCTCCCGTTCGCGGAGCTGTTCGAGCACGTGTGCGACGGCGCCGTGGCCGTCGGCCCGATCTGGGACCACGTGCTCAGCTACTGGCGCGCGAGCCTCGCGCGGCCCGACAGGGTGCTCTTCCTCAGGTACGAGGAGCTGCTGCAGGACACGGGCAAGCACGTGAGGAAGCTGGCGGAGTTCATGGGCCGGCCTTTCTCGCCTGCCGAGGAGGGCGCCGGCGCCGTGGAAGGCGTGGTGGAGCTGTGCAGCTTCGAGAAGATGAAGGGGCTGGAGGTGAACAAGAAAGGCTCGGCGGGGGCGTACCACGCCATGCCCCGCGACTCTTTCTTCAGGAAAGGGGTCGCCGGCGACTGGGTGAACCACATGACGCCGGAGATGGCGACGCGGCTGGATGAGGTTGTCCGTGACAAGTTCCGCGGCACGGCGCTCGCGGCTCCATGA